A window from Streptomyces sp. NBC_00299 encodes these proteins:
- a CDS encoding SDR family NAD(P)-dependent oxidoreductase, whose product MTSQAYLSELFSLEGRVAVVTGGSSGIGRAIAEALARAGASVVVVARREAELAATVSELEAQGCRAARVSADLGTRDGVRAAAEEAVGAFGEPDILVNCAGINLRPPMGELGEDVWDTTMAVNLNAPHLLGQRFGPGMAERGFGRIIHITSQQAHRAFVQSGAYGVSKGALESLARSQAEAWSPYGVTCNTLVPGFVMTPLNTRLSSDPEKVAALAARTMVGRNGLAEDFAGAAVFLASGASAYVTGQAIFVDGGFSVH is encoded by the coding sequence ATGACGTCGCAGGCATACCTCTCCGAACTGTTCTCCCTGGAAGGCCGGGTCGCCGTGGTGACCGGTGGCAGTTCCGGCATCGGCCGGGCCATTGCCGAGGCCCTCGCCCGCGCGGGCGCGAGTGTCGTGGTCGTGGCACGCAGGGAGGCCGAACTGGCCGCGACGGTCAGCGAGTTGGAGGCCCAAGGCTGCCGGGCGGCCCGGGTGAGCGCCGATCTGGGCACGCGCGACGGTGTGCGGGCGGCTGCCGAGGAGGCGGTCGGGGCATTCGGTGAGCCCGACATCCTCGTCAACTGCGCCGGGATCAATCTGCGGCCGCCGATGGGCGAGCTGGGCGAGGACGTGTGGGACACCACGATGGCCGTGAACCTGAACGCGCCCCACCTGCTGGGGCAGCGCTTCGGGCCCGGCATGGCCGAGCGGGGCTTCGGGCGGATCATCCACATCACCTCCCAGCAGGCCCACCGGGCGTTCGTCCAGAGCGGCGCCTACGGCGTGTCCAAGGGGGCGCTGGAGTCGCTGGCCCGATCCCAGGCCGAGGCCTGGTCGCCCTACGGCGTCACCTGCAACACGCTCGTGCCGGGGTTCGTGATGACGCCGCTCAACACTCGCCTGTCGTCCGACCCCGAGAAGGTGGCGGCGCTCGCGGCGCGCACGATGGTCGGACGCAACGGCCTGGCCGAGGACTTCGCCGGCGCGGCGGTGTTCCTCGCGAGCGGCGCCTCCGCCTACGTCACCGGGCAGGCGATCTTCGTCGACGGCGGGTTCTCCGTGCACTGA
- a CDS encoding PPC domain-containing DNA-binding protein, with the protein MKWQQVDASPASVYVMVLAPGEDALAEITGFAREQGLGASQVTAVGAFSRAVVGWFDRAAKDYRRIGVDEQCEVLSLLGDIAVGEDGPTAHLHAVLGLSDGTTRGGHLLEGRVWPTLEVIVRDSPAALAKIHRPELGLALIDPESPIDPE; encoded by the coding sequence ATGAAGTGGCAACAGGTGGATGCCTCTCCGGCGTCGGTGTACGTCATGGTGCTGGCTCCTGGCGAGGACGCCCTCGCCGAGATCACCGGCTTCGCCCGGGAGCAGGGGCTCGGGGCGTCCCAGGTGACGGCCGTGGGGGCCTTCTCACGGGCCGTCGTGGGGTGGTTCGACCGGGCTGCGAAGGACTATCGCCGCATCGGGGTCGACGAGCAGTGCGAGGTCCTGTCCCTTCTGGGGGACATCGCCGTCGGCGAGGACGGACCCACCGCACACCTGCACGCCGTACTGGGCCTGTCGGACGGCACGACGCGCGGCGGCCATCTGCTGGAGGGCCGGGTGTGGCCGACCCTGGAGGTGATCGTCCGCGACAGCCCGGCTGCCCTGGCGAAGATCCACCGGCCTGAACTGGGGCTTGCGCTGATCGACCCGGAATCGCCGATCGACCCGGAGTGA
- a CDS encoding metallophosphoesterase family protein, with protein sequence MIRIAAVGDIHMGPESQGVLRPSFETLQESADVLLLAGDLTRHGTPEEAQVVAREIKDLAVPVVAVLGNHDHHADCPEEVTAVLQDAGARVLEGRAAVVENGSARIGVAGTKGFGGGFVGRCAGEFGEPIMKEFVRYSRRSADSLRASLEELQGQDCDVRIALTHFSPVPDTLAGEPPEIYPFLGSYLLAEAIDTAGADLAVHGHAHLGTEHGMTSGGVKVRNVAQPVIGRAFHVYHLARPDRSTAGASGGRAG encoded by the coding sequence ATGATCCGGATCGCGGCCGTCGGGGACATCCACATGGGCCCCGAGAGCCAGGGCGTGCTGCGGCCCTCGTTCGAGACCCTGCAGGAGAGCGCCGACGTCCTGCTGCTCGCCGGGGACCTCACCAGGCACGGCACCCCCGAGGAGGCCCAGGTCGTCGCACGGGAGATCAAGGACCTGGCCGTTCCCGTGGTCGCGGTCCTGGGCAACCACGACCATCATGCCGACTGCCCGGAGGAGGTCACCGCCGTGCTCCAGGACGCGGGCGCGCGGGTCCTGGAGGGCCGGGCCGCCGTGGTGGAGAACGGCTCCGCGCGGATCGGCGTGGCCGGTACGAAGGGGTTCGGCGGCGGGTTCGTAGGCCGCTGCGCGGGCGAGTTCGGCGAGCCGATCATGAAGGAGTTCGTCCGCTACTCGCGGCGCAGCGCGGACAGCCTGCGGGCTTCCCTGGAGGAGCTGCAGGGGCAGGACTGCGACGTACGCATCGCCCTGACCCACTTCTCGCCGGTGCCGGACACACTGGCGGGGGAGCCTCCCGAGATCTATCCGTTCCTTGGCAGCTATCTGCTGGCGGAGGCCATCGACACGGCGGGCGCCGACCTCGCGGTGCACGGGCACGCCCACCTCGGCACCGAGCACGGCATGACCAGCGGGGGCGTGAAGGTGCGCAACGTCGCCCAGCCGGTCATCGGCCGGGCGTTTCACGTCTACCACCTCGCGCGGCCCGACCGGTCGACGGCCGGCGCGTCGGGCGGCAGGGCGGGCTGA
- a CDS encoding SDR family oxidoreductase: MTDPQYSRQNPATQHPQPEFPAQDQPHPGWTGPMDPPPDHGEESYRGSGRLDGRKTVVTGGDSGIGRAVALAFAREGADVLITHLQEEADEARETSRLVEDAGRKAVAVPCDIRDEDNCRTLIERAVAEFGRIDILVNNAAYQMSQPDGIEAITTEQFDRVMRTNLYGMFWLTKFALPHMPEGGSVINSTSVQAYKPSPHLLDYAMTKGAIVTFTQGLAQMVVDRGIRVNAVAPGPVWTPLIPATMPDTVEFGKQSPLGRPAQPAELAPAYVYLASQEASFVTAEILNATGGTPLP, encoded by the coding sequence GTGACCGATCCGCAGTACAGCCGGCAGAACCCGGCCACCCAGCACCCGCAGCCCGAATTCCCCGCACAGGACCAGCCCCATCCCGGGTGGACGGGGCCGATGGACCCGCCGCCCGATCACGGTGAGGAGAGCTATCGCGGCAGCGGCCGGCTGGACGGCCGCAAGACCGTCGTCACCGGCGGCGACTCCGGCATCGGACGGGCGGTGGCGCTGGCCTTCGCCCGGGAGGGCGCCGACGTGCTGATCACCCACCTCCAGGAGGAGGCGGACGAGGCACGCGAGACGTCCCGGCTCGTCGAGGACGCCGGCCGCAAGGCGGTCGCCGTCCCCTGCGACATCCGGGACGAGGACAACTGCCGGACCCTGATCGAGCGCGCCGTCGCGGAGTTCGGGCGCATCGACATCCTGGTGAACAACGCCGCCTACCAGATGTCCCAGCCGGACGGCATCGAGGCGATCACCACCGAGCAGTTCGACCGGGTCATGCGCACCAACCTCTACGGCATGTTCTGGCTGACGAAGTTCGCGCTGCCGCACATGCCCGAAGGCGGCAGCGTCATCAACTCGACCTCGGTGCAGGCCTACAAGCCGAGTCCGCATCTGCTGGACTACGCGATGACGAAGGGCGCGATCGTGACCTTCACCCAGGGGCTGGCCCAGATGGTCGTCGACCGGGGCATCCGGGTGAACGCGGTCGCACCGGGGCCGGTGTGGACGCCGCTGATCCCCGCGACGATGCCCGACACGGTCGAGTTCGGAAAGCAGAGCCCGCTGGGCCGCCCGGCACAACCCGCCGAACTGGCCCCGGCGTACGTCTATCTCGCCTCCCAGGAAGCCAGCTTCGTCACCGCCGAGATCCTCAACGCCACGGGCGGAACGCCGCTGCCGTAG
- a CDS encoding GNAT family N-acetyltransferase: MTMDVRPASDFEAVRAVLGPKSPAANVCWCLSYRIPSKLNNELRGPARGEYVAELCRADPPPGVIAYDGDEPVGWAAVAPRSATSFARNRKIPHVDDLPVWSLWCIRVRPGHRKQGITHALIAGAVEFARDRGAPVIEAYPLDNGDARVDLTMAYAGIRKNFERAGFVHAADTTSVLAGHPRILMRLDLR, encoded by the coding sequence ATGACCATGGACGTCCGCCCGGCATCGGACTTCGAGGCCGTCCGCGCGGTGCTGGGCCCGAAGTCACCCGCGGCAAACGTGTGTTGGTGCCTGAGCTACCGGATCCCGTCCAAGCTCAACAACGAGCTGCGAGGGCCGGCCCGCGGTGAGTACGTCGCGGAGTTGTGCCGCGCCGATCCTCCTCCCGGAGTGATCGCCTACGACGGTGACGAGCCGGTCGGCTGGGCCGCGGTGGCACCGCGCTCGGCCACGTCCTTCGCGCGCAACCGCAAGATCCCGCACGTCGACGACCTGCCGGTCTGGTCGCTGTGGTGCATCCGTGTCCGCCCCGGCCACCGCAAGCAGGGGATCACGCACGCCCTGATCGCCGGCGCGGTCGAGTTCGCCCGAGACCGGGGCGCCCCGGTGATCGAGGCGTACCCCCTCGACAACGGTGACGCGAGGGTCGACCTGACGATGGCGTACGCCGGCATCCGGAAGAACTTCGAACGTGCCGGCTTCGTCCACGCCGCCGACACGACCTCCGTGCTGGCCGGTCACCCCCGCATCCTGATGCGGCTCGACCTGCGCTGA
- a CDS encoding Fur family transcriptional regulator, translating to MTASQTPTPAEELRGAGLRVTAARVALLEAVRAGDHLGVEAIASGVRDRVGHVSLQAVYEGLHALTAAGLIRRIEPAGSPARFEGRVGDNHHHIVCRSCGVVADVDCEVGEAPCLTASNDHGFTIDEAEVIYWGLCPDCSTARSAPRAL from the coding sequence ATGACCGCATCCCAGACTCCGACCCCTGCCGAGGAGCTCCGCGGTGCCGGCCTGCGTGTGACGGCGGCGCGTGTCGCGCTGCTGGAGGCCGTCCGGGCCGGTGACCACCTCGGTGTCGAGGCCATCGCCTCCGGGGTTCGTGATCGCGTAGGTCATGTCTCCCTGCAAGCCGTGTACGAGGGCCTCCACGCCCTCACGGCGGCGGGACTCATTCGCCGTATCGAACCGGCCGGCAGCCCGGCCCGGTTCGAGGGGCGTGTCGGCGACAACCACCACCACATCGTGTGCCGATCATGCGGTGTCGTCGCCGATGTCGACTGCGAGGTCGGCGAGGCGCCCTGTCTGACCGCGTCAAACGACCACGGCTTCACGATCGACGAGGCCGAGGTCATCTACTGGGGCCTGTGCCCCGACTGCTCCACCGCCCGCAGTGCACCCCGAGCACTGTGA
- a CDS encoding hemerythrin domain-containing protein: MGHGGNVIDELVTDHREVEEFFGRIEALPSGDKDRKVYADQATIELVRHSVAEEIYLYPAVREHVAGGDAIVDREIDDHSRAERLMKDLEGCDAGDPDFDRLIGMLMTEVRSHLADEEQNLFPRLRAACSPETLDQLGDKVRQAKKVAPTRPHPSAPDTPPANKLLAPGTGLVDRLRDALSGRGKKD; encoded by the coding sequence ATGGGTCATGGTGGGAACGTCATCGACGAGCTGGTGACCGATCACCGCGAGGTCGAGGAGTTCTTCGGCCGGATCGAGGCGCTTCCGTCCGGTGACAAGGACCGCAAGGTGTACGCCGACCAGGCCACGATCGAGCTGGTGCGGCATTCGGTGGCCGAGGAGATCTATCTGTACCCGGCCGTGCGTGAGCATGTGGCGGGCGGGGATGCCATCGTCGACCGGGAGATCGACGACCACTCCCGGGCCGAGCGGCTCATGAAGGACCTGGAGGGATGCGACGCCGGTGACCCCGACTTCGACCGGCTCATCGGGATGCTGATGACCGAGGTCCGCTCGCATCTGGCCGACGAGGAGCAGAACCTCTTCCCGAGGCTGCGCGCGGCGTGCTCCCCGGAGACGCTGGACCAGCTGGGCGACAAGGTGCGTCAGGCGAAGAAGGTGGCGCCGACCCGCCCCCACCCGTCCGCCCCGGACACGCCGCCGGCGAACAAGCTGCTGGCTCCGGGGACCGGCCTGGTCGACCGGCTGCGCGACGCGCTGTCGGGACGCGGCAAGAAGGACTGA
- a CDS encoding NAD(P)/FAD-dependent oxidoreductase, translating to MLDGDVVVIGGGYAGVRLAKRLDATARVTLVDRKEVFFHRIAALRAGVRPEWSHSPFIPYDRLLRNGRVAVGKAVRIDTAERHVTLATGERLPYDVLVIATGADYPEPARFTGTTTEEAVKSLVAHQQHIAAAEHVLVVGGGPSGVELSAEIRLARPDARVTLAHSGPELLHATGSARAGRKARAWLESHGVDVWLDSFMSPGTDFDTYRDARGNVLEADRSFWATGTTPNTLWLRLAGLGSWLTGTGHVKVDQALRVQGWLDVFAVGDVNDATEVKITPAALAQADLAAHNIRAYLNSAGKHRKEPRSYRAVHRTPLIVPFGPADGVTMLPVPGGETAVLGGRTTTLAKAKTLMTPYMRRQLGYTAA from the coding sequence GTGCTTGATGGCGACGTAGTGGTGATCGGCGGCGGCTATGCCGGCGTCCGTCTGGCGAAGCGACTGGACGCGACGGCGCGGGTCACGCTCGTGGACCGCAAGGAGGTCTTCTTTCACCGCATCGCGGCCCTGCGGGCCGGGGTGCGTCCGGAGTGGTCGCACAGCCCCTTCATCCCGTACGACCGGCTGCTGCGCAACGGCCGGGTCGCCGTGGGCAAGGCGGTCCGCATCGACACCGCCGAGCGGCATGTCACGCTCGCGACGGGGGAGCGGCTCCCGTACGACGTGCTGGTGATCGCCACCGGCGCCGACTACCCCGAACCGGCCCGCTTCACCGGCACCACCACCGAGGAAGCGGTGAAGTCCCTCGTCGCCCATCAGCAGCACATCGCCGCGGCCGAGCACGTCCTGGTCGTCGGCGGCGGGCCCTCCGGGGTCGAGCTCAGCGCCGAGATCCGCCTCGCCCGGCCGGACGCCCGCGTCACGCTCGCCCACTCCGGGCCGGAGCTGCTGCACGCGACAGGCAGTGCGCGGGCCGGACGCAAGGCGCGGGCCTGGCTGGAGTCCCACGGCGTGGACGTGTGGCTGGACTCCTTCATGTCCCCCGGCACCGACTTCGACACCTACCGCGACGCCCGCGGCAACGTCCTCGAGGCCGACCGCTCCTTCTGGGCGACCGGTACCACGCCCAACACGCTCTGGCTGCGGCTGGCCGGGCTCGGGAGCTGGCTGACCGGAACGGGCCACGTGAAGGTCGACCAGGCGCTCCGGGTGCAGGGGTGGCTGGACGTGTTCGCGGTCGGCGACGTGAACGACGCCACCGAGGTCAAGATCACCCCGGCCGCGCTCGCCCAGGCCGACCTGGCCGCACACAACATCCGCGCCTATCTGAACAGCGCCGGCAAGCACCGCAAGGAGCCCCGCTCCTACCGTGCGGTCCACCGCACCCCGCTCATCGTCCCGTTCGGCCCGGCCGACGGAGTGACGATGCTGCCCGTGCCGGGCGGCGAGACGGCGGTCCTCGGCGGCCGCACCACCACGCTGGCCAAGGCAAAGACGCTCATGACGCCCTACATGAGGCGACAGCTCGGCTACACCGCGGCGTGA
- a CDS encoding SseB family protein, protein MTDPHFESGAFAAQQALRTVVENGVDEAALSTLAHSEVLVPAAADAEGPAPKALTLPVFEQEDGTELVPVFTTQERMEQALPRMHRHRSVQLGALAHGWPSDNLSLVIDAGTPEQLALTAHGVKALLDREDG, encoded by the coding sequence ATGACTGACCCCCACTTCGAGAGCGGTGCCTTCGCGGCACAGCAGGCTCTGCGCACGGTCGTCGAGAATGGCGTGGACGAGGCGGCGCTGAGCACGCTGGCCCACAGCGAGGTACTGGTACCGGCGGCTGCGGACGCGGAGGGGCCGGCCCCCAAGGCACTGACGCTTCCGGTGTTCGAACAGGAGGACGGGACCGAACTGGTGCCGGTCTTCACCACCCAGGAACGCATGGAGCAGGCCCTGCCCCGGATGCACCGGCACCGCAGCGTGCAACTCGGTGCCCTCGCCCACGGCTGGCCCTCCGACAACCTCTCCCTCGTGATCGACGCGGGCACCCCCGAGCAGCTCGCGCTGACGGCCCACGGCGTCAAGGCGCTCCTGGACCGGGAAGACGGCTGA
- a CDS encoding phosphoribosyltransferase — translation MPFRDRTHAGQELALRLVEWADSGDLIDPLVLALPAGGVPVAVEVARALHAPLDVLVAREISTPIRPETPIGAIVADDPPLYDRQSLAMMHLSEDRLGDVVARERNELHRLEYVYRGRHPLPSVDGRTIVLVDDGLATGLTATAALHFLRHHRPARLVLAVPVGSPRTLTALRTQYDDLVCLEQPASLHAVGEWYEDFGRLSETEVADMLHRFRATV, via the coding sequence GTGCCGTTCCGTGACCGTACCCACGCCGGACAGGAACTCGCCCTGCGGCTGGTCGAGTGGGCCGACTCCGGTGATCTGATCGATCCGCTCGTGCTGGCCCTGCCGGCCGGTGGCGTGCCGGTCGCGGTCGAGGTGGCCCGTGCTCTGCACGCCCCGCTGGACGTGCTCGTGGCCCGCGAGATCAGCACACCGATCCGGCCGGAGACGCCGATCGGGGCGATCGTCGCCGACGATCCGCCGCTGTACGACCGGCAGAGTCTGGCCATGATGCATCTGTCCGAGGACCGGCTCGGCGATGTCGTCGCCCGCGAGCGCAACGAGTTGCACCGCCTCGAGTACGTCTACCGCGGCCGCCACCCGCTCCCGTCCGTCGACGGCCGCACGATCGTCCTCGTCGACGACGGCCTGGCCACCGGCCTCACCGCCACGGCGGCTCTGCACTTCCTGCGCCACCACCGCCCTGCCCGCCTGGTCCTGGCCGTCCCCGTCGGCAGCCCGCGAACCCTGACCGCCCTGCGAACCCAGTACGACGACCTCGTGTGCCTGGAGCAGCCGGCGTCCCTGCACGCGGTCGGCGAGTGGTACGAGGACTTCGGCCGGCTCTCGGAGACAGAGGTCGCGGACATGCTGCACAGGTTCCGCGCCACGGTGTGA
- a CDS encoding alpha-lytic protease prodomain-containing protein produces MLGRHTAAGRRVALTALGALALTGATSAAAAEPPPAVPASTAAQTLGADRPPAALLRALERDLKLKPGQAAERLVNEAEAGVRAGRLRNSLGDRFAGAWLRGATAAELTVATTHAGDVSAIQAQGAKAAVVKRPLSELRAVKQKLDAASARVKTRDTPVWYVDVPTNRVVVQATKRSAATAFIKAAGVRGKGVGVRVSEHRPRLFADVVGGEAYYINGSARCSVGFSVTKGTQQGFASAGHCGSAEDETTGSNMDEQGTFQASTFPGKDMSWVAVNSDWKATADVKGEGGQRTQVTGSVQALVGASICRSGSTTGWHCGTIEQHDTSVSYSEGTVDGVTETTVCAEPGDSGGPYMSGSQAQGVTSGGSGNCTSGGTTFYQPINPILNDFGLVLKTASAQKGVPAPQDNGAADTWAAGRVYEAGTTVTVAGVRYQCLQTHQAQGRWSPVATPALWQKM; encoded by the coding sequence ATGCTCGGCAGACATACCGCGGCGGGTCGCCGCGTGGCCCTCACCGCTCTCGGCGCCCTCGCCCTCACCGGAGCCACCTCGGCCGCGGCGGCCGAGCCACCCCCGGCAGTGCCCGCGTCCACCGCCGCGCAGACGCTCGGTGCCGACCGGCCGCCGGCCGCGCTGCTGCGGGCCCTGGAGCGGGACCTCAAGCTGAAGCCGGGGCAGGCGGCCGAGCGGCTGGTCAACGAGGCCGAGGCGGGCGTCCGCGCAGGTCGCCTCCGCAATTCCCTGGGCGATCGCTTCGCGGGGGCCTGGCTGCGGGGGGCGACCGCGGCCGAGCTCACCGTCGCCACCACCCACGCAGGCGACGTGTCCGCCATTCAGGCGCAGGGCGCGAAGGCCGCGGTCGTCAAGCGGCCGCTGAGCGAGCTGCGAGCCGTCAAGCAGAAGCTGGACGCCGCCTCCGCCCGGGTCAAGACGCGCGACACGCCGGTCTGGTACGTCGACGTGCCGACGAACCGGGTCGTCGTGCAGGCGACCAAGCGATCGGCCGCCACCGCCTTCATCAAGGCCGCCGGCGTCCGGGGCAAGGGCGTCGGCGTACGCGTGTCGGAGCACCGGCCGCGGCTCTTCGCGGACGTCGTCGGCGGCGAGGCCTACTACATCAACGGCTCCGCCCGCTGCTCCGTCGGGTTCTCCGTCACCAAGGGCACCCAGCAGGGCTTCGCCTCGGCGGGCCACTGCGGCAGCGCGGAGGACGAGACCACCGGCTCCAACATGGACGAACAGGGCACGTTCCAGGCCTCCACGTTCCCCGGCAAGGACATGTCCTGGGTCGCCGTGAACAGCGACTGGAAGGCCACGGCCGACGTGAAGGGCGAGGGCGGCCAGCGCACCCAGGTCACCGGCTCGGTCCAGGCGCTCGTCGGGGCGTCGATCTGCCGCTCCGGCTCCACCACCGGATGGCACTGCGGCACCATCGAGCAGCACGACACGAGTGTCAGCTACTCCGAGGGCACCGTCGACGGCGTGACCGAGACGACCGTGTGCGCCGAGCCGGGCGACTCCGGCGGCCCGTACATGTCGGGCTCCCAGGCACAGGGCGTGACCTCGGGCGGCTCGGGCAACTGCACGTCCGGCGGGACCACCTTCTACCAGCCGATCAACCCGATCCTCAACGACTTCGGCCTCGTCCTGAAGACCGCGTCCGCCCAGAAGGGCGTTCCCGCTCCGCAGGACAACGGGGCGGCCGACACCTGGGCCGCGGGCCGCGTCTACGAGGCCGGCACCACGGTGACCGTCGCGGGCGTGCGCTACCAGTGCCTGCAGACCCACCAGGCCCAGGGCAGGTGGTCACCGGTGGCCACTCCGGCCCTGTGGCAGAAGATGTAG
- the katG gene encoding catalase/peroxidase HPI, producing MAENPDAIVTDAKTEGTGGGCPVAHDRAAHPTQGGGNRQWWPERLNLKILAKDPVVANPLGAEFDYAEAFQALDLAAVKRDIAEVLTTSQDWWPADFGNYGPLMIRMAWHSAGTYRISDGRGGGGRGQQRFAPLNSWPDNGNLDKARRLLWPVKKKYGQSISWADLMILTGNVALETMGFETFGFAGGRADVWEADEDVYWGPETTWLDDQRYTGDRELENPLGAVQMGLIYVNPEGPNGNPDPIAAARDIRETFRRMAMNDEETVALIAGGHTFGKTHGAGPADAVGNDPEAASMEEQGLGWKSTYASGKGGDAITSGLEVTWTTKPTQWSNDFFDILFGYEWELTQSPAGANQWVAKDAEAIIPDAHSDSKKLPTMLTTDLSLRFDPIYGPISKRFHENPAEFADAFARAWYKLTHRDLGPKSLYLGPEVPAETMLWQDPLPQAEGEAIDAADAAALKAKLLESGLTVSQLVSTAWASASTFRGSDKRGGANGARIRLQPQNGWEVNDPDQLAQVLRVLEGVQSEFNSGAKKVSLADLIVLGGAAAVEKAAKDAGFDVEVPFTPGRVDATEEHTDPESFAALEPSSDGFRNYLGKGNRLPAEYLLLDRANLLTLSAPQMTALVGGLRVLGANQGQSSHGVFTDTPGVLTNDFFVNLLDLGTTWKSTSGDQTTFEGRDASGAVKWTGTRADLVFGSNSELRALAEVYASDDAKEKFVNDFVAAWAKVMDLDRFDLV from the coding sequence ATGGCTGAGAACCCCGATGCGATCGTCACCGACGCGAAGACGGAGGGCACCGGAGGCGGCTGCCCCGTCGCGCATGATCGCGCCGCGCACCCCACCCAGGGCGGCGGCAACCGCCAGTGGTGGCCGGAGCGGCTCAACCTGAAGATCCTTGCCAAGGACCCGGTCGTCGCCAACCCGCTCGGTGCGGAGTTCGACTACGCCGAGGCGTTCCAGGCCCTCGACCTGGCGGCCGTGAAACGTGACATCGCCGAGGTGCTCACCACCTCGCAGGACTGGTGGCCCGCCGACTTCGGCAACTACGGCCCGCTGATGATCCGTATGGCCTGGCACAGCGCCGGCACCTACCGCATCAGCGACGGCCGTGGCGGTGGCGGCCGCGGTCAGCAGCGCTTCGCCCCGCTGAACAGCTGGCCGGACAACGGCAACCTGGACAAGGCCCGCCGTCTGCTGTGGCCGGTCAAGAAGAAGTACGGCCAGTCCATCTCCTGGGCCGACCTCATGATCCTCACGGGCAACGTCGCGCTGGAGACGATGGGCTTCGAGACGTTCGGCTTCGCCGGCGGTCGCGCCGACGTCTGGGAGGCCGACGAGGACGTGTACTGGGGTCCCGAGACCACCTGGCTCGACGACCAGCGCTACACCGGCGACCGCGAGCTGGAGAACCCGCTCGGCGCCGTCCAGATGGGCCTCATCTACGTCAACCCCGAGGGCCCGAACGGCAACCCGGACCCGATCGCCGCTGCCCGCGACATCCGCGAGACGTTCCGCCGCATGGCGATGAACGACGAGGAGACCGTCGCCCTCATCGCCGGTGGTCACACCTTCGGCAAGACCCACGGCGCCGGCCCGGCCGACGCGGTCGGCAACGACCCCGAGGCCGCCTCCATGGAGGAGCAGGGCCTGGGCTGGAAGTCCACCTACGCCTCCGGCAAGGGCGGCGACGCCATCACCTCCGGTCTGGAGGTCACCTGGACCACCAAGCCCACCCAGTGGTCCAACGACTTCTTCGACATCCTCTTCGGCTACGAGTGGGAGCTGACCCAGTCCCCGGCCGGCGCCAACCAGTGGGTGGCCAAGGACGCCGAGGCGATCATCCCCGACGCCCACAGCGACTCCAAGAAGCTGCCGACGATGCTCACCACCGACCTCTCGCTGCGCTTCGACCCGATCTACGGCCCGATCTCGAAGCGCTTCCACGAGAACCCGGCCGAGTTCGCGGACGCCTTCGCCCGCGCCTGGTACAAGCTGACCCACCGTGACCTGGGCCCGAAGTCCCTGTACCTCGGCCCGGAGGTCCCGGCGGAGACGATGCTGTGGCAGGACCCGCTGCCGCAGGCCGAGGGCGAGGCCATCGACGCCGCGGACGCCGCGGCGCTCAAGGCCAAGCTCCTGGAGTCGGGCCTGACCGTCTCGCAGCTGGTCTCCACCGCGTGGGCGTCGGCCTCGACGTTCCGCGGCAGCGACAAGCGCGGCGGTGCCAACGGCGCCCGTATCCGTCTGCAGCCGCAGAACGGCTGGGAGGTCAACGACCCCGACCAGCTCGCGCAGGTCCTGCGCGTCCTGGAGGGCGTCCAGTCGGAGTTCAACTCCGGTGCCAAGAAGGTCTCCCTGGCCGACCTGATCGTCCTCGGCGGCGCCGCCGCGGTCGAGAAGGCCGCCAAGGACGCCGGCTTCGACGTGGAGGTCCCCTTCACGCCGGGCCGCGTGGACGCGACCGAGGAGCACACCGACCCCGAGTCGTTCGCCGCGCTGGAGCCGTCCTCCGACGGCTTCCGCAACTACCTCGGCAAGGGCAACCGCCTGCCGGCCGAGTACCTGCTGCTGGACCGCGCCAACCTGCTCACCCTGAGCGCGCCGCAGATGACCGCCCTCGTCGGTGGTCTGCGTGTCCTGGGCGCCAACCAGGGGCAGTCCTCGCACGGCGTGTTCACGGACACCCCGGGCGTGCTGACCAACGACTTCTTCGTCAACCTGCTCGACCTGGGCACGACGTGGAAGTCGACCTCCGGCGACCAGACGACCTTCGAGGGCCGTGACGCCTCGGGCGCCGTCAAGTGGACCGGCACCCGTGCCGACCTCGTCTTCGGCTCGAACTCCGAGCTGCGCGCGCTCGCGGAGGTCTACGCGAGCGACGACGCGAAGGAGAAGTTCGTGAACGACTTCGTCGCGGCGTGGGCCAAGGTCATGGACCTGGACCGGTTCGACCTCGTCTGA